The Arvicola amphibius chromosome 11, mArvAmp1.2, whole genome shotgun sequence genomic interval agcacacagaacccCAACTAGACAAGACCAGAATAGAAGTCCCTTACGGTATATCATAGTAAAAGCACTAacaatacagaacaaagaaaaagtattaaaagCCGTGAGAAAAATACAAgtcacataaaaaagaaaactcacatttTCTCAATGGGAACTTAAAAGCCGGAAGAACCTGGAGCAATGAATtccaagttctaaaggcccatgACTGCCAGCCTAGAATACTATTCTCAAGAAAACTATCTGCcataatggaagaagaaagaaaatctttccaTGACCTAAACATGCTAAAGCAGTTATACCCAGCTGACCATTTCTAAGCAGAACTCAAGAGACAATACTTTGGACTAGAGAGAATAAGTTCAGTGAAGGGGCTCcataaagaatgaaacaaaaagcgCTCTGATTATTGAAATACAAATTACAATTAAGAACAGAAATTGcaaaaaaaccctccaaagacaaaaacaaacatcaaaatgaTTGTAACCAATACACACCTTTCAATAATAGCTTTAAATGCTAATGgccttagtttttaaataaaaaaagccaCTGGCTGTCTGCATAGATTAAGAAATTCATTTTgtggggctgaagggatggcacagtggttgagagcactgactgctctttaaGAGGAGTAAGTTCAATTCTCatcacccatatggcagctcacaaccgtctgtaactccagtcccaggggatttgacaccttcacaGGATGCACATAAAACAGAATGTAAAAGATCCATTTTCTGCTGATTACCAGAAACTCATCTTAGAATGAAAAAGAGATGCCACTTGAAAGCTTGGAAAAATCATTCCAATCAATTCAATGGGATCAGGAAGCAAGCAGGGGTCTCTTTCCTAATACAgagcaaaatagacttcaaactaaaactaatcagagGAGACAAAGAAGGCTATTTCATTCAAATTAAGGGAACAATTAACAAAGAAGGCATGATGTATAGCCCTAAGAACATATACACCAAACATTTGGAGAACCCAGTTTCATAAAGGTCCTTCTACTGGATTAAAGACATAGCTTAATGTCAACCCATTAACAATAATTGATTGTAATACCCACACTTTCTCTAATGCATctgaataaaaaataacaaataaatggtATCATAtgcaataaaagttaaaatggaCAGCAAACAAGTCTCTAATAagtacacaaattaatggagattaaACAATGCATCAATGAATGATgaatagaaaatagaagaaataagaaaagaaaaacatcctggaactaaacaaaaatgaaaatacagcaaaatGAACCCTctgtactatttttaaaaatatcagaaagagcaaagaaaagacTTACTGACACAACCCCAAAACctggaaaaataagaataaacgaATCCAAAGTTAGATAGcaagaaataaatatcaaagcagagacagaagcaaagagaacaaaaaaagaatcagtgGATCTAAGAACAGATTCTCAAGATGATAAGCAACAAAATCAACAGAACCTTGGCCCAACTAGTCCAAAGAAAGAGACAACCCAAATTATCAGAATCAGAAATAAACCGAGAAACATGGacatgaaaaaattcaaaatatacacacaaataatttaacACCATGCACTTCATTAAtttggaaaaactaaaataaatggatatattCCTACATTCATCCAAACCAGCAAAGTTAAACCACGAAAAGGTTAATAACCTAAACAGACCCATAAGAAATGAGGAGAttcaaacagtaataaaaagcctTCCAACTAAAAGAGAAAATTCCATGTCAAAATAGATTCATAGCATAATTCTAACGGACTTATATAGAAGATCTCTATCCAAttctaattaaattataattattttattttgatttttcatacaaggtttctctgtgtaatagccctaggtATCCTTAATAAAATCATTGCAAAATGAATGCaggcaaataaaagaaatattatctaCCAAGACCAAGTTGAATTTATCATAGACATTCAGCGACAGTTCAGCACGTGAAAATCACTATCAGTGTAATAAGTCACACAAACGGAATTAAtgacaaaaaaatcacatggtaACACAAATACGACGTTATGTCTCACTTTTAACACTGAGATGGCAAACCGTTCTCAACCTCTTTCTTTAGTGTAAGGGAAAGAAGGGTGAGAAAAGTAGATTGATTGCTCAGAGGTGCTGATTAAAGCTGCATTCTAACACTCAACCACGAGGGGGCGGCTTTGTAAAAGAGTAATTCCTTTACCAGAGCCTGCTCTTCCGGATTTGACTTCGCTTTGCCAAAAACCAAGAGCTGTTGTCCTCAGGCAGTCGAAGAGAAAAGTGGAGAAGTCGGAGCCTAGGGCTGTGTAAACCTCTCGCGCCATGTGGTACCTACTGTTGTTTTGGGTGTTCCCGTGGGTCTGGCTACAATCAGAAGGTGAGTAGAAGTGCGCAGGAAAGGgcctggagaaggaagaagagagtgcGGGACTAGCAGCACTGTGGTCGGGGTGGGTGGAGGTCGACCTTGGTGGGCTTGAAGAACTATAGTGGGCAGAACATATGCTGATCCATCTCAGAGAAAAATGCAGTTCTGAACCCTACCTTCCTTTTGCAACCCAGCCCTCTGACTTGGTTGCTTactgtgtttatttggttttcatcGTTTTCAGCCCAGCAAAAGAATTTCCCCTTCTGCTGCTTGCAGACctcttccttcccaaacagtaGTTGCTCAAGCACGAATGGCTTGGCCTGGCTGGGGGATCTGCAAACACACCGGTGGAGCAATGCTTCAGACACCATTGACTTCGTGAAGCCTTGGTCCCGGGGCAAATTCAGTGACCAACAGTGGGAGCACTTGCAGCGCATATTTCAAGTTTATCGATTCAGCTTTACCAGGGACGTACAGGAATTTGTCAAAATGGTGCCTAATATACACTGTGAGTGGAGGGATGGAGCCCTGGGAAGGTACCTACTGGGTGAGAGAGAACCACAGACTCCAACTGTCTAGAGAGATCCTTGTCTCTTCTGAAAATAATCCCTGTCTCTGTTCCAGGACACTGCAATCATTTTCTTCAACTGGGACCTAACTGTTATCTCCATGCCAATTTCTTCTTTCGTCCAATCTTCCTAACTAATCTTGAATCTCTACACATTCCCCTTTACAGATCCCATTGAGATCCAGTTGTCTGCTGGGTGTGACGCATACTCTGAAAACGCTTCAGAAAACTTTTTATATGCAGCATATCAAGGAGAATATATCCTGAGTTTTCAGGGAACTTCCTTTCAGAAGGCCCCAGATGCCCCACCTTGGACAGAGTTGGTCATTAAAGTGCTCAATGGTGATCCTGGGACAACGGAAACAGCACAATGGCTTCTGTATGACATCTGCCCCAAGTTTGTCCATGGTCTACTGGAGGCAGGGACGCCAGAGCTAGAGAAACAAGGTCAGCCTGCTAGCCTCACCCGGGCTCCCCCTAAGTTTTCCCATCACTGTAAGCTTTAGAGAAAGGGCAATGCCTAGGAGGGGGTGAATAAGGCATGTGGGGTTTACTCTTGTCACTGACAATCACTCTGGAATCTACAAATTGAATTAAATAAACACTGGGCATCAGAACTGATCCAGGTGATATTTGAGACATGCTATATCAGCTGAACTCAGGGTGTTCTAGAGTACATTCATAAAACACTTGCATCAGGGAAGGGGTAGAGATGTCAGGGATGGTTTCCCTAGTCACAGTGATACAAATGGATTTAGACTAATAGGCAACATCATCTCCAGAAGTGGACCTGTGGAAAGCATGAACTTGATAGGAATTCTGGAGCCTCTACTATAAATGTTCTtgctttaagatatttttattctctctctgggTACAGAGAAGCCTGTGGCCTGGTTGTCCAGTGGCCTCAGTCCTAAACATGGTCATCTACAGTTGGTGTGTCATGTCTCTGGCTTCTACCCAAAGCCTGTGTGGGTGATGTGGATGCAGGGTGAGCAGGAGCAAAATAGTACTCAGAGGAGTGACTACCTGCCCAATGCTGATGAAACATGGTATCTCCGAGCAACCCTGGATGTGGAGGCTGGAAAGgaggctggcctggcctgctgCGTGAAACATAGCAGTCTAGGAGGACAGGATATCACCCTCTATTGGGGTAAGAAAAACAACTGTAGCCTGGGTTGAGAGCAAGTAGAGTACCATTCAAGCATGGAGTAAGAACTGAACAAACTGAGTTTCAGATATGAAACCCCTAACTCTTATAGGAGAGAGAGAACGGGGAATTCTAGATACAGAAATCAAGCCCAGTAAATTTGAGGTAAGATGTTCTATATATAAGAGGAAAGTAGACCCAGAAACTCAGAAGACCCAGAGGCAAAGGGCAAATAAAGAAGTTCAGCAAGATACATTCCCCAGGATAGAGGACCCAGGGCCTGAGGCATAGCTGTAGTTATTGATGCCTCCTGTGTGAGCACTGACCGCTGTGTTACCAACATATCAGTTCATCCCTTAGCTGTGCAGCAAATACTGCTATTCTGACTTTATAGATAAAGAGGTCAGTGCTAAGATAAGGTAAGCACCCGAAGTCATTCAGAAAATTCAAGATTTGGGGGTAGACAGATTCATATCTGTCTGGATAGCATACAGTCAGATCCTGACGATAGATGGTCAGTCTAAACTCACGAAGACTAAAGAGATagagtttaaagaaagaaaaaagaatggcatGGCTTCCTCACATGTGCTTAAAATAGGGAACTTGAAATAGGTCTGGGTTCTTTGTTTAGTGATACCTTGTATTCTTCCAGAGCAGATGGCCGACATTTATCCTTGGGTATTATCATCGTTCTAGTACTACTAGTAGTACTATTATTAATATGTGCTGTAATTGGTTTTGTGATCTACACCAAAAAGCGCTGGTAAGTCTCCCCTTTCATGTGTCCTTTCCTCAACATCCCTGCTTTGttacctccttttctttcctaatggcctctctcttttctctcagcTCCTATCAAGACATCCTGTAGGTCTTCCTTACACCTGCCTTTCCTGAGACtcagaccttctggcttttaggaCTTCATTCCTTGTTGCTGAGTAACTGAGGAGAAGAAAAGTACCTTGAAGAAAGTGAAGAGCAACCAGCACActctttcaacatttattttaaaaattaattttttttcattgtattacAAATTTATCAAAGCCCAGGTGGTTTGGAACAAACACAATTGCAAATACACATACCTGCCAAGAACAAGCTGTTACACTAATGAAGGTGTTTACGAGTTGTAAAagttggtagaatttttggagtctcgtatgtaaactatcatatcatcagcaaatagtgagagtttgaatttttcttttccaatttgtatccacttgatctccttttttgctttattgttcTGGCTAGAACTTCacttgaatagatatagagagaatggacaaccatttcttgttcctgatttcagtggtattgctttgagtttttctccttttagtttgatgttggtttttGACTTGATgtattttgcctttgttttattaggtatgctccttgtatcTCTACTccctccaagatctttatcatgagaAAAGTTGTATTTAGCCgaaggctttttcaacatctaatgagatgatcaggtgctgtaggaagtcttacagctagtggttacccgcccactgtgctgtggcctcttatactatctatactatatatgctgatgcagaCCCTGCATCCTGCCTTTTTCCCAGCATATCTGTCCCAGTTGTGGATttcattttctgatcttcaattctgcagaggattctgatttgtgagttacccacaaataaaagtaaagggATAGTAAtaggaaaaaagtaaaactatCCCTGTTTGCAGATAAAATGAtattccaaaaattctaccaataaAAACCttctagaaatgataaaaatttcagcaaaatggcaaaatacaaaataaactcatAAAAGTCAATAACCTTTGTATTTGCCAACACCAATTAACTTGCTGAGAAAGATATCGCAGACATACTCCCATTCACAATACTCTCAAAGACAATGAAATATCCAGGAATAAACCCAAGTAAGGAGATAGATAAAAGGTGTCTGTAATTAAAAACTCTGGAGAAAGAGATTGAGAAAGACATTGGCCGAGACACTGGAGCATCGTATCTCATGCTCAAGGATCAATCAGTCTAATGCTGTAAAGATGATCACCCTACACAAACCTATTAAAGGTCCATTGCCATCTGCATAAAAATtctcatcccatttccccaaagaAACTGAAATGCATATGGAACCACAAAAAAAACCCCTGATAACCAAAGTAAtcattgacaaaaacaaaacaacacaacaacaaaaacaaaaatgctgagCAATTACCATTCCAGAGCTCAAAACATATTACAAAGCCAAAGTAATAAAACAGTATGGAACTGGCACAGAAATAGGCATATAGatcaattaaacaaaatagaagacccaAACAAGAGTGTACACAAACTACAGTCATCTGATAATTAACAAAGATGCcagaaacacacactggagaaaggaTAGCACCCTCAACAAATGATTCTGGAAAAACTGaatgtctacatgtagaagaatgaaataagaCCCACATCTACCATCTGGCACAAAAGCTAACTCCAAATGCACTCAAGACCTCAGAGTGAAACCTAAAACACTGAAAATGCTGGGAGACTGTAAAGCAAGACTACAGGATAGAGGTGTGGGAAAGGGCCTTCTACATAGAGCTCCAATGCCCAGGAATTAACCAACAGTGACCAGTGAGATCCTCATAAAACTAAAACGCTTCTGCCCAATCAAAAAAACAATTGAGTAAAGAGGAGGCCACTAGAGTGGGGGAGAATCTTTCCAGCTATACATTTGATAGTGGattaacagcaaaaaaaaaaaaaaaagacgaaaaaaaaaccaactcaaaacgataaagacacagaagaagaattctcagacaaataaataaaaatggctaatgTTGTTTATCagccttagcaattagggaaatgcaaataggAACAACTTTGAGAGTTCATCTCACCCCACTCTAAAGgcaaagatcacacacacacacacacacacacacacacacacacacacacacctggagaaAATGAGAATGGGAACCCTCACTCACTCCTGGTGGGTTTGCAAACAGGTGCATTCACTCTAGAACACAGtttggagaattctcaaaaggctaaaaataaatGCAGCACATGGCCCAGCTATGCCACTGCTTGGCATATGCTCAGAGGACATGACATCCTACCCCACTGATATTTCCTCAGCCATGTTTGTTGCTCTTCATAataactaggaaatggaaacaaactaaatgtttTTCAACTGACAAGGGATAATGGAGATGTGGGACGTAAACACTATACAATGCTATTCAACTATAAATAAACGAAATTGTgacatttgcaggtaaatggatggacaCAGAAAGCATTGTATTCAGTGAGGTAAACCATGTCCCAAAAGACTGCATGTTCTGGCTCCTCTATTTCAAAGCTCCCAAACTCCAGATGTGAGGATATAACCCAGAGTAACCACAGAAACTAGGAAGGTGAAAAGGGACTGTAATAGGCTGTCTTAAAGTTTCCACTACTGAGATTAAAGcccatggccaaaagcagtttagagaggaaagggtttgtttaaaTTTACATCACTGAGGGAGCAGGAACTGCAGCAGAGAGTTGCCTGTTTCCACCTaccaagagctgggactaaagcatgcaccaccacacacaactaaccttttcttgttaaaaaaaaaccttttcagtGTCATTTCAGACTGTTTTGGGAGCAATATCCAGTAAAATAAGGTCTAGTTGATGAGAGCCACCCCTGAGACCCCAGCCTAGAGGGAAAACCTATCCTTCAGGGCTCTACAACAATGGGACAAAGCAGGAGTAAAATTAATGAAGACAGAATGGAAGGACTCGTGGTCAGGAGATGTGACCCTTCTGATCTGATATCCCTACAggtgattatagaaagaacaaagaagcagatgaACGAACACTTC includes:
- the LOC119826186 gene encoding antigen-presenting glycoprotein CD1d-like; protein product: MWYLLLFWVFPWVWLQSEAQQKNFPFCCLQTSSFPNSSCSSTNGLAWLGDLQTHRWSNASDTIDFVKPWSRGKFSDQQWEHLQRIFQVYRFSFTRDVQEFVKMVPNIHYPIEIQLSAGCDAYSENASENFLYAAYQGEYILSFQGTSFQKAPDAPPWTELVIKVLNGDPGTTETAQWLLYDICPKFVHGLLEAGTPELEKQEKPVAWLSSGLSPKHGHLQLVCHVSGFYPKPVWVMWMQGEQEQNSTQRSDYLPNADETWYLRATLDVEAGKEAGLACCVKHSSLGGQDITLYWDGRHLSLGIIIVLVLLVVLLLICAVIGFVIYTKKRCSYQDIL